From the genome of Dickeya aquatica, one region includes:
- a CDS encoding DUF4156 domain-containing protein — translation MRIRILMALAGITLLAGCSTTNPLTAAGQSVRFTDSKPAAQCQLLGNITGTQSNWLSGSGNEGSAMRGAANDLRNRAGEMGGNVIYGVTTPSQTFLSSFAPLDSKMQGQVYKCP, via the coding sequence ATGCGAATTCGCATACTGATGGCTCTGGCTGGCATTACTCTGCTGGCGGGATGTAGCACCACTAACCCACTGACGGCCGCCGGTCAGTCGGTACGTTTCACCGACAGCAAACCGGCGGCGCAGTGCCAGTTACTGGGTAATATTACCGGTACACAGTCGAACTGGTTGTCTGGCAGTGGTAATGAAGGCAGCGCCATGCGCGGTGCGGCAAATGACCTGCGTAACCGCGCGGGCGAAATGGGTGGCAACGTGATTTATGGCGTGACCACTCCCAGCCAAACGTTCCTCTCAAGCTTTGCACCACTGGATAGCAAGATGCAGGGGCAGGTTTATAAGTGCCCTTAA
- the efp gene encoding elongation factor P, which produces MATYSSNDFRSGLKIMFEGEPYAIESSEFVKPGKGQAFARVKMRRLLTGSRVEKTFKSTDSAEGADVMDTNMNYLYNDGEFYHFMHPETFEQHQVEAKTVGDSAKWLQDNAECIVTLWDGRPIAVQPPNFIEAEITETDPGLKGDTAGTGGKPATLSTGAVVKVPLFVQIGEVIKVDTRSGEYVSRVK; this is translated from the coding sequence ATGGCGACTTATTCTAGCAACGATTTCCGTTCCGGTCTTAAAATCATGTTCGAAGGCGAACCGTATGCCATCGAATCCAGTGAGTTTGTGAAACCGGGTAAAGGCCAGGCTTTTGCTCGTGTCAAAATGCGCCGCCTGTTGACGGGTTCCCGCGTTGAGAAAACCTTCAAGTCTACCGACTCGGCAGAAGGTGCTGACGTAATGGATACCAACATGAACTACCTGTACAACGACGGTGAGTTCTACCATTTCATGCACCCGGAAACCTTTGAGCAGCATCAGGTTGAAGCAAAAACCGTGGGTGATTCTGCGAAATGGTTGCAGGATAATGCGGAATGTATCGTTACCCTGTGGGATGGCCGTCCGATTGCCGTTCAGCCGCCGAACTTTATCGAAGCCGAAATCACCGAGACCGATCCGGGTCTGAAAGGCGATACCGCTGGCACCGGCGGCAAACCGGCAACGCTGTCTACCGGCGCGGTAGTGAAAGTGCCGTTGTTTGTGCAGATTGGTGAAGTCATCAAAGTGGATACCCGCTCGGGCGAATACGTTTCCCGCGTGAAGTAA
- the epmB gene encoding EF-P beta-lysylation protein EpmB, translated as MAHIVTLNIPSREDWLVQLADVITDPDELLHTLGLENHPQLSAGRDARKLFALRVPRAFAARMRYRDARDPLLLQVLTAQEEFITTPGFSHDPLDEQHSVVPGLLHKYHNRALLLVKGGCAVNCRYCFRRHFPYQDNQGNKANWHQALEYIRQHPELDEIIFSGGDPLMAKDHELDWLLSELEPISHIKRLRIHTRLPVVIPARITDALCQRLASSALQVILVTHINHANEIDESLRYAMQRLRRANVTLLNQSVLLRGVNDNAETLAALSNALFDAGILPYYLHVLDKVQGAAHFLVPDDEARALVRQLMAKVSGYLVPGLTREIGGEASKTLLDIGMVQQEITR; from the coding sequence ATGGCACACATTGTAACCCTAAATATACCTTCCAGAGAAGATTGGTTAGTACAACTGGCCGACGTTATTACCGATCCTGATGAACTGCTCCACACTCTTGGGCTGGAGAACCACCCACAACTGAGTGCCGGGCGCGATGCACGCAAGCTGTTTGCGTTACGGGTGCCGCGCGCCTTTGCCGCCCGCATGCGCTATAGAGATGCCCGCGACCCGCTGTTATTGCAGGTGCTGACCGCGCAAGAGGAGTTCATCACGACGCCCGGATTCAGTCATGACCCGCTCGATGAGCAACACAGCGTCGTGCCCGGTCTGCTCCACAAGTACCATAACCGGGCATTGCTGCTGGTGAAAGGCGGCTGCGCGGTTAACTGCCGTTACTGCTTTCGCCGTCACTTCCCGTATCAGGACAATCAGGGCAATAAGGCCAACTGGCATCAGGCGCTGGAGTATATTCGCCAGCACCCCGAGCTTGATGAAATCATCTTTTCGGGCGGCGACCCGCTGATGGCGAAAGACCATGAGCTGGACTGGCTGTTGAGCGAGCTGGAGCCGATTTCTCACATTAAGCGCCTGCGCATTCATACCCGCCTGCCGGTGGTTATCCCCGCGCGCATCACCGACGCACTCTGCCAGCGGTTAGCCAGCAGCGCCTTGCAGGTCATTCTGGTAACGCATATCAACCATGCCAACGAGATAGACGAAAGCCTGCGTTATGCGATGCAACGTTTGCGTCGTGCGAACGTTACCCTGCTTAACCAGAGTGTGTTACTGCGAGGTGTGAATGATAACGCCGAAACGCTTGCCGCACTCAGCAACGCACTGTTTGATGCCGGGATTTTGCCCTATTACCTGCATGTGCTGGATAAAGTTCAGGGCGCGGCACACTTTCTGGTGCCTGACGATGAAGCGCGGGCGCTGGTGCGCCAGCTTATGGCGAAAGTGTCCGGTTATCTGGTGCCAGGCCTGACACGGGAAATTGGCGGCGAAGCCAGCAAAACGCTGCTGGATATCGGCATGGTGCAGCAGGAAATCACGCGCTAA